GCTTGTTCTATTTTTGCTTTGAGCTCTTCAAGTTGTCGATTTTTATCTTTTGCTTCAAGTGCGTCCAAGCGTTTTTGCAACTGCTCAATCACTTTTTGCTGTTTGGATACGATTTTTTTGAGCTCTTCAACTTCTGTTTGGGCAAAAAGCACAGATGTAAGAGCAATAGAGCCTAAAAGAAATTTTTTCATACTACTCTCCTCTATATGATTTTAAAAATAATAATGTGAATAGTTTAGAGCATTACAGGTGGAGAGCGAACTTTTAGAAGAGTGGGTCTATTTGATAGCTTTAGAGTAAGAAGCGTTCTTACAGGTAAAAAAGGGACTGTTTCAATATCTATAATTTGGCAAGATATCGGGGTGTCACCACTTGAGATATTGGATTGCAACACGCAAACAGGACAGTTGTTATGGGGTTTGAGGTCATCGTGGTGATGGAAGACTCCAAGGAGGGTTGCAACTAATAGAGTAATACTAATAAATTTTTTTACTATGAGTCTTTTTTTCATTTGGAGAAATTGTAGCACAAACTAAAGAGTTGACTAAACAGGCTCGACGAAGAGCAAATTTTTATCTATTACAATTTGCAGCTGTTTCGCCTTGTTTAGTCACTATTTTACAATAGGCCAAGCAGCGCTACTGCTAAAACGGGAGGTGTTATGACCAGTCCCACTTTCATATACTCTCCCCAGCCAATTTTTACGCCTTTGTTAGCCAAAACATGCAGCCAAAGAAGCGTAGCGAGTGAGCCAATAGGTGTCATTTTCGGTCCAAGGTTGCATCCAAGAATATTCGCATAGGCTAGGTGCTGGGCGTTTGCTTGGTCCAGTGCTATATCCATCACCATAACTGTTGGCATATTGTTCATCACTGAACTAAGAAGAGCCGATAAGAATCCTGTACCGTATACTGCATGGGTTTGGCTCATATCTTGCAAAGCCACAATTATCTTTGCTATCTCATCGGTGAGTCCAGCGTTTTTGAGTCCAAAAACCACTACATAGAGTCCTATACTAAACCATACCACCTGCCAAGGGGCGATTTTGAGTGTCATGAGAGGTTTGACTGCTTTGAAGTGCGCTCCAAGCGCCAAAAAGACCAAAGCACCTCCCAAAGCGAAGATTGAGACTGGAATGTGGTAGATATCTCCAATGAAGTAGCCAACAAGAAGTAGACCTAAAAAGAGCCAGCTGAGCATAAACATCGTTTGGTTTTTGATAACACTTGATGGATCTTTTAGCAGCGTTGTATCCACCTTTTTTGGAATGCTTTTACGAAAATAGACGTAAAGCACCACAATTGAGGCAATAATACTTAAAAGATTTGGCAAAAACATCGCTTTTGCATACTCCCAAAAGCCGATACCAAAATAGTCAGCCGTAACGATATTGGTGAGATTGGAAATCACGAGCGGATTGGAAGCGCTGTCTCCTATAAATCCGCCAGCCATAACAAAAGCAAAAAGTGCTTTTTGATCAAGTTTTAGTATTCGCATCTTTGATAGCAAAATAGGCGTCAAAATCAAGGCTGCCCCGTCATTGGCAAAAAGGGCGGCGACTATTGCTCCAAGAATCAAAGAGTAGATAAACAACTTTGTGCCACTTCCGCCACTCAGCTTTGCCATCTTCAGTGCTGCCCACTCAAAAAAACCGATTTCATCCAAAACCATCGATAAAATGATGATACCAATAAAGGCTAACGTTGCATCCCAAACAATTCTGACAACCTCTACCACATCACCCCAGCTTACAACGCCAAGCAAAAGTGCAGCTACCGCTCCGAGCATTGCCGTTGTACCAATCTGTAGCCCCTTTGGCTGCCAGATTATGAGGATTAAAACGACCAAAAAAAGAGTGATTGCAGTAATCATGACAAAATCCAGTTAAAAAGATATCCGATGATCATGATACCAACGCTTACTACCCCAAAAAAGATAGCAAGCAGTCTTGTGCTCATGATCTTTTTCAAAATCATCGCTTCTGGTAGACTCAGAGCCGTAATGGCCATCATAAAGCTTAGAGCCGTTCCAAGACTCATGCCCTTGTCCACCAAAACTTCAATCAAAGGTAAAACCCCAGCAGCATTGGAGTACATCGGAACGCCAAGAAGGGTTGCCAAAGGCACGGCATACCATGCGTCTTTCCCGGCAAGCTGGACAATTAAGTCAGTCGGAACGTATCCGTGGATAAATCCTCCGATTGCTACCGCAATCACTACATAGGCCCATATTTTTTTGAGCAGATCCATTGTATGATACCGGGCCTCTATGGCTCTATCTTTCAATGGAAGTGGCACCGCCTCGAAAGCTTCGGCATTCATTGGTTTTGGTTTGATCAAAATCTCATCTTCCAGATCCATTTTTCCAATAATAATTCCGGCCAGTATCGCAACCAAAAGGCCAAATCCGATATACAGAGCCGTTATTTTCCACCCAAATAGAGCAAACAGCAAGGCGATAGCAATCTCATTGTTCATAGGAGCGGAGATAAGATAGCTAAAGGTGATGCCAAGTGGAATTCTTGCTTGCAAAAAACCTAAAAAAAGCGGAATGGCGCTGCAGCTGCAAAATGGCGTGATAATGCCAAAGAGCGCTGCTAAAACGTGGCCTACAAGAGGGTGCTTTGTAGCCAGATAGTCCCGTACCCGCTCAATTGGAAAATAACTTCTTATAAGGGTAATCAAAAAGATAATGACTACCAATAGGGTAAAAATCTTTACCGTATCATAAATAAAAAAATCAAAGGCGTCGGCAAGTTTGCCAGAAAGCCCAAGCCACTGATAAACCAGGGTATCAACGAAGTTTTTCCACATGGTTAGTCTAAAAGTTTTTCGATTTGCTCAGGTGTAAGAAGCTTACCTGTGCTGACAACCTTCTCATCGATCACAAGCCCTGGTGTACTCATCACCCCATAGTTCATAATCTCGTTGATATCCTCAACCTTTTCGATCTGAGCAAATATCCCTTTGTTCGCAACAGCTTTTTTGACATTCTCTTCCAGCGCTTTACATTTTGCGCAACCAGTTCCAAGTATCTTTATTGTCATGCGAGCTCCTTTTGTATGATTGGGAATAGTCTTTGTTTCATCTCTTTGGCCAAATCTTCAAAAGCTTCATAGGGCTTGCCGTCCGGATCTTCAAATCCAACATGTACAACTTTTGTTTTTTTGGGAAAAACCGGACAGGACTCTTTTGCATTGTCACATACAGTCATTACAAGATCAAAATCCTCATCCATAACCTCATCGATCGATTTTGAGTGGTAGCTATCTCTCCAGGCTTCCTCTTTTTGAAGCACTTTTTTGGCGTTAGCATTCACCTTGCCGCTTGGCTTGCTGCCGGCACTTTTGGCTTCGACATTTTCAAAATATCTGTTGATGAGCCCTTCGGCCAGAATGGATCGACAACTGTTTCCTGTGCATAAAATCAAGACCTTTTTCATATGGAGCACTCCTTCATTTTGTTTGGTAGATCAATTGGCAACTGTTTGATAACCTCTAGGGCACACTGTTGGAGAGGATCGAGATCTTTAGATAAATCATAATAGATCCATTTTCCCTCTCTTTTGCTTGTTAAAAAACCGGCATCCTTTAAGATTTTGAGATGGCGTGATAATCTTGATTGGCCAAGATCCAAAGAGCTTTGCAATTCACAAACACAGCTTGCGCCATTTTCAAGTAAAAATCGAAGAATTTTTACCCGTGTCTCATCATAGAGCGCTCCGCTTGTTTGCAAAAACCGATCCATTTTGACTCCTTTGGAGGAATAGTACCAAAAAACTAATCAATAAATCAATATATATTTATATGATAATATGATAATATTTAGCATAGCATTCATACAATAAGGAATCGTCATGAAAGGAAAAGTGGTTGCACTTTTACATAAAGAGTCTACTATAGGAATTTTACTTATTATCGCTACGCTTTTGGCTCTTTTTTTGGAGAATTCTCCACTATCGAGTTTTTATGATAGTTTTTTACATACACCAGTGGAGATTCGTTTCGGTGCACTACATATCGCAAAACCGTTGCTTTTATGGGTCAATGATGGATTAATGGCGGTTTTTTTCTTTTATGTGGGGCTTGAAATCAAACGGGAGATCGTGGATGGCCATCTATCGCAAATTTCTCAAATGACTTTTCCAGCTATTGCAGCCCTAGGTGGGATGGTCGTCCCGGCCCTACTTTTTGCTTCGCTCAATTTTCATGATGAAAAAGCTTTGAATGGATGGGCGATTCCTACGGCTACCGATATCGCCTTTGCTCTTGGAGTCTTATCTTTGCTGGGAAATAGAATCCCCTTTTCACTCAAGGTCTTCTTAATGACATTGGCCATTGTCGATGATCTTGGGGCCATTATCGTGATAGCTCTTTTTTATACGACAAAGTTATCTTTAACCTCTTTGGTTGTAGCTTCCATCGCTTTAACAATACTATTTATCATGAATAGAATGTGTGTAATTTCCAAGGGAGCATATATTCTCGTTGGAGTTGCTCTTTGGGTGAGTGTTTTAAAATCTGGAGTGCACGCCACACTGGCAGGTGTGGCACTCGCACTTTTGATTCCTTATCGAATCAACAAAAATGGAAAAATATATGAGCTAACGAAGCAGATGGAGCATGGACTTCATCTATGGGTGAACTTTTTTATCTTGCCTCTTTTTGCTTTTGCCAACGCTGGAGTGAATCTGCAAAATATTTCTATGTCGGAGCTATTTGGTAGTGTCCCTATGGGGATAATGCTTGGACTATTCATCGGAAAACAGTTGGGTGTTTTTGGATTTGGATATTTGGCCGTAAAACTTAAAATTGCAAAGCTACCAAAAGAGAGTACACTGATACAGTTTTATGGCGTTGCCGTGCTAGCCGGTATCGGGTTTACAATGAGCCTTTTTATCGATTCTTTAGCCTATGAAGATGCACAGATCTATCAATACGCCGATAAACTTGCAGTATTGATAGGTTCGCTACTTTCGGGAATATGGGGTTATATAGTTCTTTCTAAGAGTAGCGCACCCTAAATTCCTTCTTTTTATCCGTTATCCCAATATTACTCTGTTTAAAATAAATCAGTATTATTAATAATATCAAAAAGTAGAATATAAGATATTATGAATTAATTTATAAATTTTTTATAAATAATTCTAATATTAAATTAAGCTGATGGATATTATCATTTCGATTGAGCGATGTTCAAATTGGAATTTCGCCCCAAATT
The Nitratiruptor sp. SB155-2 genome window above contains:
- a CDS encoding arsenic transporter — protein: MITAITLFLVVLILIIWQPKGLQIGTTAMLGAVAALLLGVVSWGDVVEVVRIVWDATLAFIGIIILSMVLDEIGFFEWAALKMAKLSGGSGTKLFIYSLILGAIVAALFANDGAALILTPILLSKMRILKLDQKALFAFVMAGGFIGDSASNPLVISNLTNIVTADYFGIGFWEYAKAMFLPNLLSIIASIVVLYVYFRKSIPKKVDTTLLKDPSSVIKNQTMFMLSWLFLGLLLVGYFIGDIYHIPVSIFALGGALVFLALGAHFKAVKPLMTLKIAPWQVVWFSIGLYVVVFGLKNAGLTDEIAKIIVALQDMSQTHAVYGTGFLSALLSSVMNNMPTVMVMDIALDQANAQHLAYANILGCNLGPKMTPIGSLATLLWLHVLANKGVKIGWGEYMKVGLVITPPVLAVALLGLL
- a CDS encoding permease, which codes for MWKNFVDTLVYQWLGLSGKLADAFDFFIYDTVKIFTLLVVIIFLITLIRSYFPIERVRDYLATKHPLVGHVLAALFGIITPFCSCSAIPLFLGFLQARIPLGITFSYLISAPMNNEIAIALLFALFGWKITALYIGFGLLVAILAGIIIGKMDLEDEILIKPKPMNAEAFEAVPLPLKDRAIEARYHTMDLLKKIWAYVVIAVAIGGFIHGYVPTDLIVQLAGKDAWYAVPLATLLGVPMYSNAAGVLPLIEVLVDKGMSLGTALSFMMAITALSLPEAMILKKIMSTRLLAIFFGVVSVGIMIIGYLFNWILS
- a CDS encoding thioredoxin family protein produces the protein MTIKILGTGCAKCKALEENVKKAVANKGIFAQIEKVEDINEIMNYGVMSTPGLVIDEKVVSTGKLLTPEQIEKLLD
- a CDS encoding arsenate reductase ArsC, with translation MKKVLILCTGNSCRSILAEGLINRYFENVEAKSAGSKPSGKVNANAKKVLQKEEAWRDSYHSKSIDEVMDEDFDLVMTVCDNAKESCPVFPKKTKVVHVGFEDPDGKPYEAFEDLAKEMKQRLFPIIQKELA
- a CDS encoding ArsR/SmtB family transcription factor encodes the protein MDRFLQTSGALYDETRVKILRFLLENGASCVCELQSSLDLGQSRLSRHLKILKDAGFLTSKREGKWIYYDLSKDLDPLQQCALEVIKQLPIDLPNKMKECSI
- the nhaA gene encoding Na+/H+ antiporter NhaA, with product MKGKVVALLHKESTIGILLIIATLLALFLENSPLSSFYDSFLHTPVEIRFGALHIAKPLLLWVNDGLMAVFFFYVGLEIKREIVDGHLSQISQMTFPAIAALGGMVVPALLFASLNFHDEKALNGWAIPTATDIAFALGVLSLLGNRIPFSLKVFLMTLAIVDDLGAIIVIALFYTTKLSLTSLVVASIALTILFIMNRMCVISKGAYILVGVALWVSVLKSGVHATLAGVALALLIPYRINKNGKIYELTKQMEHGLHLWVNFFILPLFAFANAGVNLQNISMSELFGSVPMGIMLGLFIGKQLGVFGFGYLAVKLKIAKLPKESTLIQFYGVAVLAGIGFTMSLFIDSLAYEDAQIYQYADKLAVLIGSLLSGIWGYIVLSKSSAP